AGCACGGCGACTTGGCGATTATCGATATGCTGAAGTTCGCAGCGACCGCGCATCCGCGGCGTGAGATCGTGTCACGCAATGTCGATGAAACGCTGTGGCGCTATGATTATGCAGTCTGCTTTGCCCGTTGCGCGAAGGCGGCCCACGCTTTTGCGCAGCTCGGGATCGCACCGGGCGACCGCCTGACATCGCTCGCGTGGAACAATCACCGCCATTTCGAGCTCTTCTTTGCGGTGCCTGGCATCGGTGCCGTCCTGCACACGGCCAACCCCAGGCTGCCCGACGGGCAACTCGCCTACACGATTAACGAAGCGGGTTCGCGCATCCTGCTGGCCGATCTCAACATGATCCCGATCATCGAGCGGGTAAAGCCGCTCCTGAATACGGTCGAGCGGATCATATTGCTGACGCCTCCCGATCGTGCGGGGCAATGGGAAAGCTATGAGGCGCTGATCGCCGACCAGCCCGATGTCTACCCGTGGCCCAGGATCGAGGAGAACAAAGCGGCTTTCCTCTGCTTCACCTCCGGAACGACGGGCGATCCCAAGGGCGTACTCTATTCGCACCGATCGGTCGTGCTGCACGCATTTGCGGCCGGGCTAACCGGTGCGCTGGGCTTTTCGGCATTCGACGTCGTGCTGCCGTGTCAGTCGCTCTATCATGCGACCGCCTGGGGGCTGCCCTTTTGCGGGGCGATCAACGGGACCAAGTTCGTGCTGCCCTGCGACCGGATGGATGGCGCGTCGCTACAGGAACTGATCGAGAGCGAAGGGGTCACCTTCACCGGTGGCGTGCCGACGATCTGGACGACTTATCTCGATCATCTGCAACGCACCGGCGGCAGCGTTCACCGGCTGCGGCGTGTGATCATCGGCGGATCGGCGGTGCCGCGCGACATGGCGATCGCCTTCGACAAGCTGGGCGTGGAGGTTCAGCAGATCTGGGGCATGACCGAAACGAGCCCGCTGGGTGTCGTCTCCGCCCCCACGCCCGATCTCGACGAACTGGGCGTCGAGGGTGCCAAGGACCAGATCTGGACCCGGCAGGGGCGCATGCTGTTTGGCATCGAGATCGAGATATTCGGCGAGGATGGGCAGCCATTGCCGCATGACGGCGAAGTTTCGGGCACGCTCAAGGTGCGTGGTCCCTGGGTGGTCGAGCGCTACTATAAGCATGCTGAGGATGCGTGTGACGCCGATGGCTGGTTCGATACGGGAGACATCGCGACGATCGACCGGTTCGGTTTCATGCGGATCACCGACCGCAAGAAGGACGTCATCAAGTCGGGTGGCGAGTGGATCAGCTCGATCGATCTCGAGAACATCGCGGCGGGCTTCCCCGGCGTGAAAGTGGCCGCGGTCGCGGGGGTCTATCATCCGAAGTGGGAAGAGCGGCCGATCATGCTGATCGAG
The Sphingomonas crocodyli genome window above contains:
- a CDS encoding long-chain fatty acid--CoA ligase, whose protein sequence is MHGLMQHGDLAIIDMLKFAATAHPRREIVSRNVDETLWRYDYAVCFARCAKAAHAFAQLGIAPGDRLTSLAWNNHRHFELFFAVPGIGAVLHTANPRLPDGQLAYTINEAGSRILLADLNMIPIIERVKPLLNTVERIILLTPPDRAGQWESYEALIADQPDVYPWPRIEENKAAFLCFTSGTTGDPKGVLYSHRSVVLHAFAAGLTGALGFSAFDVVLPCQSLYHATAWGLPFCGAINGTKFVLPCDRMDGASLQELIESEGVTFTGGVPTIWTTYLDHLQRTGGSVHRLRRVIIGGSAVPRDMAIAFDKLGVEVQQIWGMTETSPLGVVSAPTPDLDELGVEGAKDQIWTRQGRMLFGIEIEIFGEDGQPLPHDGEVSGTLKVRGPWVVERYYKHAEDACDADGWFDTGDIATIDRFGFMRITDRKKDVIKSGGEWISSIDLENIAAGFPGVKVAAVAGVYHPKWEERPIMLIEAHDGADISVDAMRDWLSSRIAKWWMPDRIICAPVPLTATGKIDKKAIRTAYAGLLKD